From Asterias rubens chromosome 6, eAstRub1.3, whole genome shotgun sequence, one genomic window encodes:
- the LOC117291890 gene encoding Golgi reassembly-stacking protein 2-like, with product MGGNTSVEVPGGGTEGYHVLRVQENSPGHKAGLEAFFDFVIGIGNTRLDKDDDTLKKLLKENEERPVRVLVYSSKTLSVREVTLTPTNRWGGQGLLGVSIRFCSFEGANENVWHVLDVQPTSPAALAGFRSNTDYIIGADTILHESEDLFSLIESHENRPLKLYVYNVETDGCREVTITPNRTWGGEGILGCGIGYGYLHRIPTRYFPEGRKMTFSAHLNAPVIPAEVLEGVSKDPLLEGFAEVSLASSADTSQIEKGLSSVSFSADLPVQIPHPAAVGAQPTVPVTPQNSAGDSATAASTGVLPPVSLANIPGLPNLNISLPPMPTPAPVTTPAMSAAGTAPAASGDGVTTLPPPVSLPGGITIPGPTPLPTLPVGISTTSPSS from the exons ATGGGTGGAAATACCAGCGTAGAAGTTCCCGGTGGTGGTACCGAAGGATATCACGTTTTGCGG GTTCAAGAGAATTCACCAGGACACAAGGCAGGGCTGGAGGCGTTCTTTGATTTTGTAATAGGCATTGGAAACACAAGACTG GACAAGGATGATGACACTCTGAAGAAACTCCTGAAGGAGAATGAAGAACGTCCAGTCAGAGTGCTGGTGTACAGCAGCAAAACTTTATCCGTCCGAGAGGTCACGCTGACCCCAACCAATAGATGGGGCGGTCAGGGGTTACTTGGGGTCAGCATTAGATTCTGCTCCTTCGAGGGAGCAAACGAGAATGTTTGGCATGTTTTG GATGTACAGCCAACGTCACCTGCAGCCCTTGCAGGGTTCAGATCTAACACAGACTACATCATCGGGGCTGATACTATCCTACATGAG tctgaagatttgttttccttaattGAATCTCACGAGAATCGTCCTCTCAAGCTGTATGTGTACAATGTGGAGACGGATGGATGTAGAGAGGTCACCATTACACCAAATCGCACTTGGGGAGGAGAGGGCAT CCTGGGTTGTGGAATAGGATATGGATACCTGCATCGGATACCAACACGTTATTTCCCAGAGGGGCGTAAGATGACATTCTCTGCCCATCTCAATGCTCCGGTGATTCCTGCAGAAGTCTTAGAAGGTGTCAGCAAAGATCCACTCTTAGAAGGATTTGCAGAG GTGTCCCTAGCCTCCTCAGCAGACACAAGTCAAATTGAGAAGGGTCTCTCCAGTGTATCCTTCTCTGCTGACCTCCCTGTTCAGATCCCCCATCCTGCTGCTGTTGGAGCTCAACCAACAGTGCCTGTCACACCACAGAACTCTGCTGGTGATTCAGCGACAGCAG CCTCTACAGGAGTCTTACCACCCGTCAGTCTGGCCAATATTCCCGGCCTTCCAAATCTCAACATATCCCTGCCTCCTATGCCTACCCCGGCCCCAGTCACAACACCTGCAATGTCTGCTGCTGGCACAGCCCCAGCAGCGTCTGGTGATGGTGTCACAACTCTGCCACCCCCTGTGTCGCTCCCCGGTGGTATCACAATACCAGGCCCCACACCACTGCCCACTCTTCCTGTTGGAATCAGCACAACATCGCCGTCATCATAG
- the LOC117291888 gene encoding pre-mRNA-splicing factor CWC25 homolog has protein sequence MGGGDLNLKKSWDPRRLDNQEKKWKLEESDKKERKRLEELKEERQEERAIEEMRRRGEDAGVIEKRKDRLDWMYKGPGGHVNPDDYLLGKEVDKVIVDKQSGNTQSNGALDRGSIAVVSSPASPAIDAKDMARKMREDPLFAIKKRELNNRKELVSNPIRMKQLQQLLHSQVGSDKKKSKKAKKHKEKKRNKHRRSESESDDDTASRHQKRRMHNSGASSERHKGKHHMRGHNRKHSSGSDDDRGRGRGQEQTLASLNKSRMKELLEREILKKHRGKKVQSESSSSESDSDDQGMQRKRHKSTEKMKMSRSHERGRDDMSSPPASRRQRHDEERIPAGYGLQRGARSQRRSPPPSQATSPPKYQSDSRDKHSSRNHDRSSHSRTKHHEKKQNRSPSPVSRVERNRNSDNRGEKRRGRSRSRSPLKHHGRSSDKVSRSKSPQQRNSQKSMAPKRKLTTEEMERKRAEMMTNAQWRDDQRKSRVMTYEKEEQAEVEMEKKKSKNAEFAQPMKLPENSSVEDRIHRNIYNIQRTKAALDKNFAKR, from the exons ATGGGGGGAGGAGATCTG AACCTGAAGAAGAGTTGGGATCCTCGTCGCCTTGACAACCAGGAGAAGAAGTGGAAGCTAGAGGAGAGTGACAAGAAGGAGCGAAAGAGACTTGAAGAACTCAAGGAGGAGCGTCAAGAAGAGAGAGCCATAGAAGAGATGAGGAGGAGAGGAGAAGATGCGGGGGTCATTGA GAAACGCAAAGATCGCCTAGACTGGATGTACAAAGGACCAGGGGGTCATGTCAACCCTGACGATTACCTGCTTGGGAAGGAGGTTGACAAAGTCATCGTTGATAAACAAAGTGGAAATACTCAGTCCAACGGA gCTCTGGATCGTGGTTCTATTGCAGTTGTGAGCAGCCCAGCAAGTCCTGCTATTGATGCCAAGGATATGGCTAGAAAGATGCGAGAGGATCCACTCTTTGCAATCAA AAAGCGTGAACTGAACAATCGGAAGGAGCTAGTTAGTAATCCAATAAGGATGAAACAGCTACAACAATTG cTTCATTCTCAAGTTGGATCCGACAAAAAGAAGAGTAAAAAGGCCAAGAAACACAAGGAGAAGAAGAGGAACAAACACAGGAGGTCTGAGAGCGAGAGCGATGATGACACAGCCTCAAGACACCAGAAGAGGAGAATGCACAACTCTGGAGCGTCCAGCGAAAGACACAAAGGAAAACATCACATGAGAGGTCACAACAGAAAACATTCAAGTGGGAGTGACGACGATCGGGGTCGCGGACGAGGACAGGAACAGACACTTGCTTCCCTGAACAAGAGTAGAATGAAAGAGCTTTTAGAGAGAGAAATATTGAAGAAACATAGAGGGAAGAAAGTCCAGTCCGAGTCTTCCTCCAGCGAGAGTGACTCTGACGACCAGGGCATGCAGCGAAAACGACACAAATCAACGgagaaaatgaaaatgtcaCGATCTCATGAGAGAGGGAGAGATGATATGTCATCACCCCCAGCATCAAGGAGACAGCGACATGATGAAGAGAGAATTCCAGCAGGTTATGGTCTGCAGAGAGGAGCAAGAAGTCAGCGAAGATCCCCGCCCCCGTCTCAAGCAACCAGCCCTCCCAAATATCAGTCCGACAGTAGAGACAAGCATAGCTCAAGAAACCATGATAGATCTTCCCATTCTAGAACCAAACACCACGAGAAAAAACAGAATAGGTCACCCTCACCCGTATCCAGAGTAGAGAGAAATAGAAATAGTGACAATCGAGGTGAGAAACGGAGGGGAAGGAGTCGATCACGTTCACCTCTGAAGCATCATGGGAGGTCATCTGACAAAGTCTCGAGGAGCAAATCTCCACAGCAAAGGAATAGCCAAAAGAGTATGGCGCCAAAAAG GAAACTGACGACCGAGGAGATGGAGCGAAAGCGAGCTGAGATGATGACGAATGCACAGTGGAGGGATGACCAACGCAAGTCAAGGGTCATGACCTACGAG AAAGAGGAACAGGCCGAGGTCGAAATGGAGAAGAAGAAATCCAAGAATGCTGAATTTGCACA ACCTATGAAGTTACCTGAGAACAGCTCAGTAGAAGATCGTATCCATAGAAATATCTATAACATCCAACGGACCAAAGCTGCTCTTGATAAGAACTTCGCCAAGAGGTGA
- the LOC117291662 gene encoding death-associated protein 1-like yields MSEDLKAGHAPAVKAGGMRITQNAKPHEKPQEMTPEEEEEYGPATSPPKPDVQVLISGALSRGNKDFPPDAVRAFHDKPQPSHQKSPQGKQNHHLNQPRK; encoded by the exons ATGTCTGAGGATTTGAAAGCTGGACATGCACCTGCAG TCAAAGCAGGAGGCATGCGAATTACGCAGAATGCCAAACCGCATGAGAAGCCTCAAGAAATGACCccagaagaagaagaggaatACGGCCCAGCTACAAG TCCTCCCAAGCCCGATGTTCAAGTTTTGATCTCTGGCGccctgtccagggggaataaAGACTTTCCACCTGATGCTGTACGTGCATTTCATGATAAGCCTCAACCTTCACACCAGAAGTCCCCTCAGGGTAAACAGAATCATCATCTAAACCAGCCCCGGAAATAG